A DNA window from Grus americana isolate bGruAme1 chromosome 27, bGruAme1.mat, whole genome shotgun sequence contains the following coding sequences:
- the LOC129196833 gene encoding kallikrein-14-like yields the protein MSIEKIPMDGIPMEGISVDQMSMADGGSTGFRLPDAPSRPRSSPLAGMARDGHRSFSFIPIFILAAGLLLTTSPPAQAQVKGNEGNELPEDESRIIGGRPCSINQRPFQVALIKRGQILCGGSLIDAQWVLTAAHCRQPIRDLRVLIGTDTLRDGTGEVRLISRVLVHPAYNPRRNDNDFMLLRLNKPIQFSNSIKKIRLATRCPMDGMRCGVSGWGTTKSPGAKLPKNLQCAAIQTFGQDKCARAYGNAITPNMFCAGVPQGGIDSCQGDSGGPLVCNGVLQGVVSWGMAVCGRRGQPGVYSNVCRAVPWIRRYIGRQ from the exons ATGTCTATAGAGAAGATCCCCATGGATGGGATCCCCATGGAGGGGATCTCTGTGGACCAGATGTCCATGGCTGATGGTGGCT CCACCGGCTTTCGGCTTCCCGACGCGCCGAGCCGGCCCCGTTCTTCTCCTCTGGCAG GAATGGCTCGTGATGGCCACAGGTCCTTCAGCTTCATCCCCATCTTCATCCTCGCAGCCGGATTGCTGCTGACCACCTCGCCACCGGCGCAAGCTCAGGTGAAGGGCAACGAAGGCAACGAGC TGCCGGAGGACGAGTCCCGTATCATCGGTGGAAGACCCTGCTCCATCAACCAAAGACCTTTCCAAGTTGCCCTCATCAAGAGAGGTCAAATCCTGTGTGGAGGAAGCTTGATAGATGCCCAATGGGTCCTGACAGCTGCCCACTGCAGGCAACCAATCAG GGACCTCAGGGTGTTAATCGGGACGGACACGTTACGGGATGGAACGGGGGAAGTGAGGTTGATTTCAAGGGTCCTGGTCCATCCGGCCTACAACCCCCGGAGGAATGACAATGACTTCATGCTCCTGAGGTTGAACAAACCCATTCAGTTCAGCAACAGCATCAAGAAGATCAGATTAGCCACGAGGTGTCCCATGGACGGGATGAGGTGCGGCGTCTCTGGCTGGGGCACCACCAAGTCCCCTGGAG caaagctgcCCAAAAATTTGCAGTGTGCCGCCATCCAAACTTTCGGGCAGGACAAGTGCGCCAGGGCGTACGGGAACGCCATCACCCCCAACATGTTCTGCGCCGGCGTCCCCCAGGGGGGCATCGATTCCTGCCAG GGTGACTCAGGGGGTCCGCTGGTGTGTAACGGGGTGCTGCAAGGCGTGGTCTCCTGGGGCATGGCCGTCTGCGGGCGACG
- the LOC129197045 gene encoding kallikrein-8-like → MKVLLMLLLALVATASRNVLWVIEGTSCDLPWQAALFKGEKFICGGTLVDRNWVLTAAHCHVPGLISVRLGGRSHKDSGDTKQQRYSAKVFRYPLYNETNKDGDLMLIKFLLPIHITKQVKPLPLASHCPVPGKTCQISGWGSTTSPEVTFPEDLHCTKVTIVSEEQCRRIYPDSITSNMVCAGESRSRADSCQGDSGGPLMCDGRLQGIVSWGPGICGDPKKPGVYVNLCKYTRWLQDTMRRN, encoded by the exons ATGAAGGTCCTGCTCATGTTGCTCCTGGCGCTGGTAGCCACAG CCTCAAGGAACGTCCTGTGGGTGATCGAGGGGACCTCCTGCGACCTGCCCTGGCAGGCTGCCCTCTTCAAAGGCGAGAAGTTCATCTGCGGAGGGACGTTGGTGGACAGGAACTGGGTGCTGACGGCTGCCCACTGCCACGTCCCGGG CTTGATCAGCGTGCGGCTGGGAGGCCGAAGCCATAAGGACTCAGGTGACACCAAGCAGCAGCGATACTCGGCCAAGGTCTTCAGGTATCCACTCTACAATGAGACCAACAAGGATGGTGACCTGATGCTCATCAAGTTCCTCCTGCCCATCCACATCACCAAGCAAGTGAAGCCGTTGCCGCTGGCCTCCCACTGCCCTGTGCCTGGCAAGACCTGCCAGATCTCAGGCTGGGGGTCCACCACCAGCCCTGAAG TCACCTTCCCTGAGGACCTCCACTGCACCAAGGTCACCATTGTCTCCGAGGAGCAGTGCCGGCGCATCTACCCTGACTCCATCACCTCCAACATGGTGTGTGCGGGCGAGTCCCGCAGCCGGGCTGACTCCTGCCAG GGTGACTCCGGTGGACCCCTCATGTGCGACGGGCGACTCCAGGGTATCGTGTCTTGGGGTCCGGGCATCTGCGGGGACCCCAAAAAACCCGGCGTCTACGTCAACCTCTGCAAATACACCCGGTGGCTCCAGGACACCATGAGAAGGAATTGA